A genomic stretch from Pristiophorus japonicus isolate sPriJap1 chromosome 6, sPriJap1.hap1, whole genome shotgun sequence includes:
- the LOC139265284 gene encoding C-C motif chemokine 20-like has translation MSVLRKPVLGAMLTLVMLSMFSDSVSGQVTYGDCCLSYSRIALPFKLISGYVEQQSNEICDIDAIIFYTVKGRAVCANPESKWVKKVLKRLSKKLKKMSQ, from the exons ATGAGTGTTCTCAGGAAACCTGTGCTGGGAGCTATGCTCACACTGGTAATGCTGAGCATGTTTAGTGACTCAGTATCAGGAC AGGTAACATATGGAGACTGCTGTCTCAGTTATTCAAGGATTGCATTGCCATTCAAATTAATCTCCGGCTATGTGGAGCAACAATCCAATGAGATCTGTGACATAGACGCAATCAT ATTCTACACTGTTAAAGGACGGGCTGTGTGTGCAAATCCTGAAAGTAAATGGGTGAAAAAAGTCCTGAAACGTTTGAG CAAAAAGTTGAAAAAAATGTCACAATGA